Proteins encoded by one window of Vigna radiata var. radiata cultivar VC1973A chromosome 5, Vradiata_ver6, whole genome shotgun sequence:
- the LOC106760380 gene encoding carotenoid 9,10(9',10')-cleavage dioxygenase 1-like: MCSMLLNWLRFGKLNKDYSNTNVFEHSNKFYSVSENHIPQEIDIFTLNTLKYWDVNGAWNRPFASHPKKVLGTGELVIFGVDATKPYLEIGIVSAEGNELVHKADIKLDRSSLCHDIGVTSRYIAILDFPLIVDSNRLLRRGQLIKFDKEKYARIGIMPLYGDANSIKWFEVEPNITFHLINSFEDGHEVVLWGCRALDSIIPGPEDGLKESKLFSRCYEWRLNMKSGEVKEKYLTGPEQYMDFPMINASFTGIKNRYAYTQVVDPTASFAADIPKYGALAKLYFEEPCSEFPVGEAQQEELIRVEYHRFEKDVFCTGSAFVPKEGGVEEDDGWIITFVYNEDNGISQVHIVDTKKFSGEAVAKITIPCRVPYGFHGAFMPISF, translated from the exons ATGTGTTCTATGCTTCTAAACTGG CTGAGATTCGGAAAACTGAATAAAGATTACAGCAACACCAATGTGTTTGAGCATTCAAACAAGTTTTACTCGGTTTCGGAGAATCACATCCCACAAGAGATTGACATCTTCACACTAAATACTTTAAAGTACTGGGATGTCAATGGCGCATGGAATCGTCCCTTTGCAAGTCACCCCAAG AAAGTTCTGGGTACTGGAGAACTAGTTATTTTTGGTGTAGATGCAACTAAACCTTATCTTGAAATTGGAATAGTATCGG CTGAAGGAAACGAGCTGGTTCACAAAGCAGATATAAAACTAGACAGAAGCAGTTTATGCCATGACATAGGTGTCACAAGCAG GTATATAGCGATATTGGATTTTCCACTGATAGTTGATTCAAACAGACTACTTAGAAGAGGCCA ATTAATCAAATTCGACAAGGAGAAATATGCCAGGATTGGGATAATGCCGCTCTATGGTGATGCTAACTCAATCAAGTGGTTTGAGGTGGAACCTAATATCACTTTTCATCTCATCAATTCCTTTGAGGATGGTCATGAG GTTGTGTTGTGGGGTTGTAGAGCACTAGATTCAATAATTCCAGGACCTGAAGATGGTTTGAAGGAATCTAAGTTATTCTCTCGATGTTACGAATGGAGATTAAACATGAAAAGTGGAGAGGTTAAGGAAAAATATCTCACCGGACCAGAACAATACATGGATTTTCCAATGATCAATGCAAGTTTTACAGGAATTAAGAACAGATACGCATACACCCAAGTGGTTGATCCCACTGCAAGTTTTGCTGCAG ATATTCCTAAATACGGTGCTTTAGCAAAGCTATACTTTGAAGAACCATGTTCAGAATTCCCTGTG GGAGAGGCACAACAAGAAGAGCTTATAAGGGTAGAATATCATAGGTTTGAAAAAGATGTATTTTGCACTGGATCTGCGTTTGTCCCTAAGGAAGGTGGcgttgaagaagatgatggttgGATAATCACTTTTGTTTACAATGAAGATAATGGCATTTCTCAA GTTCATATAGTTGACACGAAGAAGTTTTCAGGAGAGGCAGTTGCCAAAATTACAATACCTTGCAGAGTTCCATATGGATTTCACGGAGCTTTCATGCCAATCTCATTTTAG
- the LOC106761470 gene encoding putative RING-H2 finger protein ATL12, producing MVTSPLQKMSKTLKFNPFKKHFLIMFTMLLSLPFNVQSQDREEEEQNLPQPPQTVHPSKGIVIAVLAAMFAITTILLLYVKFCRVNGRQLLTRNSNLQNYQGRSRSSSRVSGIDKEVVKTLPFFTFSSLKGFKDGLECTVCLSKFEDSETLRLLPKCKHAFHMNCIDKWFESHSTCPLCRRRVEAGDIKNLNYSLSSRFLRVPSNLTEDLNLEIFLQREPSHRGSSRRGFNDAGNCKKQELFIGDGSAGGGATKWDTDVRVTNLKIVISDVFTRSRWSDLNSSDLLSLNSEMLNDVSSRRLCSSSWESTEDSGKVDGTWRFKEEEKWFTEVNPGEKRCMSEIANVPRFAEMGKENRIGESVWLPIARRTIQWIAKQERNPGELASNV from the coding sequence ATGGTAACATCTCCACTTCAGAAGATGTCTAAAACCCTCAAGTTCAATCCCTTTAAGAAGCATTTCCTAATAATGTTCACCATGCTTCTTTCTCTCCCCTTCAATGTTCAATCTCAAgacagagaagaggaagaacagAACCTGCCACAACCCCCTCAAACCGTTCATCCAAGCAAGGGAATCGTGATAGCAGTGCTCGCCGCCATGTTTGCCATTACAACTATCTTACTTTTATATGTGAAGTTCTGTCGAGTCAACGGCCGCCAACTTCTTACCCGAAACTCAAATCTCCAAAACTATCAGGGCCGATCTCGATCAAGTTCAAGAGTTTCTGGTATTGACAAAGAAGTGGTAAAAACCCTCCCTTTCTTCACGTTTTCATCCCTGAAGGGGTTCAAAGATGGCCTAGAATGCACTGTTTGTCTCTCCAAATTTGAGGACTCAGAGACTTTAAGACTGCTTCCCAAGTGCAAGCACGCTTTCCACATGAATTGCATTGACAAGTGGTTTGAAAGCCACTCCACATGCCCTCTCTGTAGACGCAGGGTTGAAGCAGGGGACATAAAGAACCTCAACTACTCCCTAAGCTCAAGGTTCCTCCGAGTTCCTTCAAATCTCACGGAGGATCTAAACCTTGAAATCTTCCTTCAGAGAGAGCCTTCTCATAGAGGGTCATCGAGAAGAGGCTTTAATGACGCGGGGAACTGCAAGAAACAAGAACTGTTTATCGGTGATGGCAGTGCCGGTGGTGGTGCCACAAAGTGGGACACAGATGTTCGTGTGACAAACCTTAAAATAGTTATCTCTGACGTTTTCACGAGGAGCAGGTGGAGTGATCTTAACTCTTCGGACCTGTTGTCGTTGAACAGCGAGATGCTTAATGATGTCAGCAGCAGGAGATTATGTTCCAGTTCTTGGGAATCCACCGAAGACAGCGGAAAGGTTGACGGAACTTGGCGTTTTaaggaggaagaaaagtggTTTACGGAAGTGAATCCTGGTGAGAAGAGGTGCATGTCTGAGATTGCCAATGTTCCGAGGTTTGCAGAAATGGGGAAGGAGAATAGGATCGGAGAAAGTGTTTGGTTGCCAATCGCACGAAGAACTATCCAATGGATTGCAAAACAAGAAAGGAATCCGGGTGAATTAGCCTCAAATGTTTGA